From one Formosa sediminum genomic stretch:
- a CDS encoding DHH family phosphoesterase: MTTAEIKQIQALLSIPKQIIIVPHKNPDGDAMGSTLALYHYLKANNHNVYVMAPNDYPHFLKWLPGDDTVLKHDTETEHCNTLLHEADLIFTLDFNALHRVGQMGDVIAESQAIKVMIDHHQQPENYAAYMFSDVTMSSTCEMVYRFIEMLGDQDNITTDIATCLYTGIMTDTGSFRFPSTTSETHYIIGKLINAGANNAQIHNNIYDTNSYEKLQLLGCALSNLKVIPELRTAYITLSQDELNRFDFKKGDTEGFVNYGLSLNNIIFAAIFIEHKQENIIKISLRSKGDFSVNEFSRQYFDGGGHTNAAGGKSDLSLSETIEKFISILPNYKNELTL, translated from the coding sequence TACCTAAACAAATTATTATTGTACCTCATAAAAATCCTGATGGCGATGCTATGGGTTCTACCCTAGCGTTATATCATTATTTAAAAGCCAATAATCACAATGTTTATGTAATGGCTCCAAACGATTATCCCCATTTTTTAAAATGGTTACCAGGGGATGATACTGTATTAAAGCACGATACTGAAACTGAACACTGTAATACACTTTTACATGAAGCAGATCTAATTTTTACACTAGATTTTAATGCTTTACATCGTGTAGGCCAAATGGGAGATGTAATTGCAGAAAGCCAAGCGATTAAGGTTATGATAGACCACCACCAACAACCAGAGAACTATGCAGCATATATGTTTTCAGATGTTACAATGAGTTCTACATGCGAAATGGTGTATCGCTTTATAGAAATGTTGGGAGACCAAGACAATATAACTACAGACATTGCAACGTGTTTATATACAGGGATTATGACCGATACGGGATCTTTTAGATTTCCTTCAACCACAAGTGAAACCCATTATATTATTGGAAAACTAATTAATGCAGGAGCCAATAATGCACAAATACATAATAATATATATGATACTAATAGCTACGAAAAACTTCAGCTCTTAGGTTGTGCATTAAGTAATTTAAAAGTTATTCCAGAATTACGCACAGCATACATTACGTTATCTCAAGACGAATTAAACAGATTCGATTTCAAAAAAGGAGATACCGAAGGTTTTGTAAATTATGGACTTTCTTTAAACAACATTATATTTGCAGCCATTTTTATTGAACATAAGCAAGAAAATATAATTAAAATATCGTTGCGATCTAAAGGCGATTTTTCCGTAAATGAATTTTCTAGACAATATTTTGATGGTGGCGGACACACGAATGCCGCTGGCGGAAAAAGTGATTTAAGTTTAAGTGAAACCATTGAAAAATTTATTAGTATATTACCAAACTATAAAAATGAACTAACTTTATGA
- the gldI gene encoding gliding motility-associated peptidyl-prolyl isomerase GldI yields MKKLGLCCLVIFSIISCKSPEARRPISVKSGSYIDESVARNKKLYENEKSRFKEIMDANPDQKYLTSQNGFWYTYNTKIESDSLPKPIFGDVVNFDYNVKTINGEIVYTNAETKPDTYIMDKQELFTGLREGLKLMKAGETATFLFPSALAYGYYGDQNKITTNTPLICKVTIHSIIEN; encoded by the coding sequence ATGAAAAAACTAGGTTTATGTTGTTTGGTTATTTTCAGTATAATTAGCTGTAAGTCCCCAGAAGCCAGACGTCCAATATCTGTAAAAAGTGGTTCGTATATAGATGAGTCTGTAGCACGAAACAAAAAGCTTTACGAAAACGAAAAATCTCGTTTTAAAGAAATTATGGATGCAAACCCAGATCAAAAATATTTAACATCTCAAAACGGATTTTGGTATACGTATAATACAAAAATAGAATCGGATTCTTTACCTAAACCCATATTTGGAGATGTAGTAAACTTCGATTATAATGTTAAGACCATTAACGGAGAAATTGTATATACCAATGCAGAAACAAAACCCGATACGTATATAATGGATAAACAAGAATTGTTTACCGGTTTACGAGAAGGTCTTAAATTAATGAAAGCAGGAGAAACAGCAACGTTCTTATTTCCCTCTGCTTTAGCTTATGGCTATTACGGCGATCAAAATAAAATTACTACAAATACACCTTTAATTTGTAAAGTAACAATTCATTCAATAATCGAAAATTAA
- a CDS encoding peptidylprolyl isomerase translates to MTLLKQSFKFIVLALVVSFTACNEKYPDLEDGMYAEIITNKGTMVANLEFEKTPVTVANFVSLAEGTNTMVDSVYRGKKFYDGILFHRVIDGFMIQGGDPTGTGSGGPGYRFADEFNDSLKHDKPGILSMANAGPGSNGSQFFITEVPTPNLDNRHTVFGELVLGLDVQDSISNVKKDGRDKPVDDVVIETINIIRKGSEAKKFDANAVFLDSFAEIERKREEAEKKLNEAKAAFLENDKAIKANMKTLPTGLGISVISEGNGVKPESTDNVLINYAGYLEDGSLFDSNIVDIAKAYGMYNEVRDQQRGYQPFPMIYNETAGLIPGFREAMLNMNVGDKVRAYIPAALAYGERGAGNVIKPNSNLIFDLEIVGIAE, encoded by the coding sequence ATGACATTATTAAAACAATCCTTTAAATTTATTGTCCTTGCCCTTGTGGTAAGTTTTACAGCTTGTAACGAAAAATATCCTGATTTAGAAGACGGGATGTACGCTGAAATAATTACAAATAAAGGAACTATGGTTGCCAACCTTGAGTTCGAAAAAACCCCAGTAACCGTTGCCAACTTTGTTTCGTTAGCAGAAGGCACAAATACAATGGTAGACAGTGTTTATAGAGGAAAAAAATTCTATGACGGTATACTATTTCACCGTGTTATTGATGGTTTTATGATACAGGGAGGAGACCCAACAGGGACAGGATCTGGCGGACCAGGATACAGATTTGCTGATGAGTTTAACGATTCTTTAAAACACGATAAGCCAGGTATTTTATCTATGGCAAATGCAGGTCCTGGATCTAATGGAAGTCAGTTTTTTATTACTGAAGTGCCAACACCTAATTTAGATAACAGACATACAGTTTTTGGAGAATTGGTTTTAGGCTTAGATGTACAAGACTCTATTTCTAACGTAAAAAAAGATGGTAGAGACAAACCCGTTGATGACGTTGTAATTGAAACTATAAATATTATTAGAAAAGGATCTGAAGCTAAAAAATTTGATGCAAATGCGGTATTTCTAGATAGCTTTGCTGAAATTGAACGTAAAAGAGAAGAAGCTGAAAAAAAATTAAACGAAGCTAAAGCAGCGTTTTTAGAAAACGATAAAGCCATCAAAGCTAATATGAAAACATTGCCTACAGGTTTAGGAATTTCTGTTATTTCTGAAGGCAATGGTGTTAAGCCAGAATCTACAGATAATGTACTTATTAACTACGCAGGATATTTAGAAGATGGTTCTTTATTCGATTCTAATATTGTAGATATTGCAAAAGCATATGGCATGTATAATGAAGTTCGTGATCAACAAAGAGGTTACCAACCGTTTCCTATGATATATAATGAAACTGCTGGATTAATTCCTGGGTTTAGAGAAGCCATGTTAAATATGAATGTAGGCGATAAAGTAAGAGCTTATATTCCTGCAGCACTTGCCTATGGCGAACGTGGCGCTGGGAATGTAATTAAACCAAACTCTAACTTAATTTTTGATTTAGAAATTGTAGGTATTGCAGAATAA
- a CDS encoding aminoacyl-histidine dipeptidase, producing MNSEIRALEPKALWNKFADLNAVPRASKKEAQVIAFMKDFGASLGLETIEDEVGNVIIKKPATAGMEDRAPIVMQSHLDMVHQKNNDTVFDFATQGIDMYVDGDWVRAKGTTLGADNGLGVATIMAILESDTIAHPALEALFTIDEETGMTGAQGLKGGVLEGKILLNLDTEEDDEIGVGCAGGIDVTATRTYEEEETPEFKLGYKITVNGLQGGHSGMQIHEGLGNANKIINRLLFDGFENFGLRISEIDGGSLRNAIPRESKAIVAIDAIHEEAFKLEIKLQAETIQQELKTMEPDLNITVEATTLPENIMDLGVQEGFTRALYAAHNGVFRMSADIPELVETSNNIARVIVKGGHIKVGCLTRSSVESSKWDLANTLRATFELTGCEVACTGDYPGWAPNMDSSILKVLDTTYERLHGEKAHVAACHAGLECGIIGSNYPEMEMISFGPTIKGAHSPDERASVSSVQKYWDFVLEILKEIPKQ from the coding sequence ATGAATTCAGAAATAAGAGCACTAGAACCCAAAGCCCTTTGGAACAAATTTGCAGATTTAAATGCGGTGCCAAGAGCCTCGAAAAAAGAAGCACAAGTGATTGCCTTTATGAAAGATTTTGGCGCATCTTTAGGATTAGAAACTATTGAAGATGAAGTTGGAAATGTAATTATAAAAAAGCCTGCCACTGCCGGTATGGAAGATAGAGCACCCATTGTAATGCAATCGCATTTAGATATGGTTCACCAAAAAAATAACGATACGGTGTTCGATTTTGCTACTCAAGGCATCGACATGTATGTAGATGGCGATTGGGTACGTGCAAAAGGTACAACGCTTGGTGCCGACAATGGTTTAGGTGTAGCTACAATAATGGCTATTCTGGAAAGCGATACTATTGCACATCCTGCACTTGAAGCGTTGTTTACAATAGATGAAGAAACTGGAATGACAGGAGCTCAAGGATTAAAAGGTGGTGTTTTAGAAGGTAAAATTCTTTTGAATTTAGATACTGAAGAAGATGATGAAATTGGTGTGGGTTGCGCTGGAGGAATAGATGTTACAGCAACCAGAACCTATGAAGAAGAAGAAACTCCTGAATTTAAATTAGGGTATAAAATTACAGTTAACGGTTTACAAGGTGGACATTCTGGGATGCAAATTCATGAAGGATTAGGTAACGCTAATAAAATTATAAACCGTTTGTTATTTGATGGGTTTGAAAACTTCGGATTGCGAATCTCTGAAATTGACGGCGGAAGTTTACGTAATGCCATTCCTAGAGAAAGTAAAGCTATAGTTGCTATTGATGCAATACATGAGGAGGCTTTTAAATTAGAGATAAAACTTCAAGCAGAAACCATTCAGCAGGAATTAAAAACCATGGAACCGGATTTAAATATTACTGTTGAAGCCACTACATTACCAGAAAACATAATGGATTTAGGTGTGCAAGAAGGTTTTACGCGTGCCTTATATGCGGCACATAACGGTGTGTTTCGTATGAGTGCAGATATTCCTGAGTTGGTAGAAACGTCTAATAATATTGCTCGTGTTATTGTAAAAGGTGGTCATATAAAAGTAGGGTGTTTAACACGATCTTCTGTAGAAAGTTCTAAATGGGATTTAGCCAATACGTTACGTGCTACCTTTGAGTTAACAGGGTGTGAAGTAGCATGTACTGGTGATTATCCAGGATGGGCGCCAAATATGGACTCGTCTATATTAAAAGTTTTAGATACAACTTATGAAAGATTACATGGCGAAAAAGCACACGTAGCTGCCTGTCACGCCGGACTTGAATGTGGTATTATCGGGTCTAATTATCCAGAGATGGAAATGATTAGTTTTGGACCAACTATAAAAGGAGCGCATTCTCCAGACGAACGTGCTAGTGTTTCTTCAGTACAGAAATATTGGGATTTTGTTCTTGAGATTTTAAAAGAGATTCCAAAACAATAA